In Runella sp. SP2, the genomic window AGGTGCTGGAAAAATAGGTTACGGTAATAATGGGCAAAACGGGTACTTTTCTCCCTACCCTGTTCCTATTACCAACGAACTGCTACTAAGCTGTAACACTAGCCCAGGTACGGGGGGGCCGTTGGGAGACCCTGTTTCTAACCCAGCGGCAGGAGTGATAGATTGCTCAAAAACCCAGCTTTATCCAGCTCCAGTGCAGGGAACACCGTCTCAGTTATCGCTACTGGTAACTGTCAATGTAACAACAGCGGGAGATTTTTCACCGCTTTCGGTGAGCGGGTCGGGGATAACCTTAGTAAGCGGTTTTGAGAAAGTAACGGCTGTTTCGACGGGAATTCAAACCTTCCACATTCCGATAAAATACGACGGAAGTACCTTGACCAATAATTTTCAATTTACGATTGGACAGGCGGGTAGCTGTTCGGCTGATTTGACAAAAACACCAACGAAAGCGATTACCGACATTTGGACGCTGGAATGTGTGTCATCGGTAGGCCCTATGCTCAAGAAATAAACTATGTGTCCTTTTTACAATATTTGAAACCTGTTATCATAGTTTGTATAGATAACTTAATGATAAGTTTTTGAAATGGCGCAGTTATTGACAAGCCGATTTATTTCGATTATTACCTTATTTTACCATTTGTTGTATATAATCGAACATATGTATAATTATAAATCCATATTATCACATAAAATGGATTTATATAGTGCTAACAGTCAATTCTTGGTAAGTTTATTGATGTTAAAACGGGCTTCCCTTAGGTATATTCGTTTTAATGAGGGTTCTCGCCATTACATTGCTTTAAATCGCCACTTCGTTTGGTTTTACTGTTACTTCTACGAGCGTTGGTGTCATTTTAGTAGTGAATGAGACTAAATAGTTTATTGTTTTTCGTGAGTTTACAGGAGCAACTCAACTGTAACAAGTTAAACTCTCAAAATAAAAAAACAAAGTTCACGTATTTCTCCTTTCCTTATTCAGTTTGAGGTAGGCGATATTCATAAAAAACTATAGAACATGAAAGCATTTTATTACTCCTTGCTCTTGAAAAAACTTTTGGTGAGGATGCCCAATGGCACAAGTTCACGATTTTACATCATCTATTTTTTGCTGAGTTTAATTTGTGTCGGGCAGACGGCTAAGGCACAATTTGGGTCTGATTTGGGGGCACCAGCTGTTTCTACACTAGCGTGGGACCATGTTTCGTCAGTAGGAGATGAATCCTCATCAGCTGGATCGATTGGACTTACTACTGATGGAAAGATGTACCTTTGGGGAACTAACATTTGTTATACAATTCATGCACAGCAAACGGGTTCTGGGAACTTTGCCGTCGCAGTTTTTCAAACTACGCCATATTACCTGCCTAGCCCTTCTGGTGAAACAATTGTAAAAGTTCGCTTAATGACAAATAAAGCAATTGGGTTTTACGTCCCAACTTATTTTGCATTATCACAGAGCGGTAAATTGTATGCTTGGGGAATTAATAACGGATTGGTAGGTACCGTAAGTAATTGGCCTAACGTCAATAATGCATTACCAGCAACCTCAGACACAACAAAAGCCATTCGTAGTCCAAGGCAGCTAACTATTTTAGGTGAGTCAAGTTTCGTTGAATTTGATGCTTCCCCGATAAATGAGTGTTGGGTTGCAATTGGTGCATCTGGTAAAGCGTATCACATTGGTAGTACGGGTGATGCTGGTAGTTCATCATTGGGGAGAACCACTACATTTGGTACGATACCAAACCCAGCAGGCGTAGGGGCTGGGTTTAAATATGTGAAAGTTTGGGTTTCAAAAACTGTAGGATTTCCTTTAATTTACTTGAAAGGAAACGATGGAAATATATATTACACTGGACCAATGGGAGTTACCTATTATTCAGGTGTACCATCCGCATATGTGGGAACACCCTATACAAATGCTGAACTTCGCGGACAGGTACAAACCATTACTCCGCGCTTAGTTCCATTTCCTGCTGGCGAGGATATTAATGATATATACGCTCAATCATACAGTGGTCAAACATACATTAGCACATATGCAGTATCAGCAAGCGGAAAAGCATATCTTGCTGGAGGGTGGCGTTTTTTTAAAGGACCTTATGCAACAAACTGGACAACATACGTAGTTGCTCCGTTGAAAAGTGAACCTACTACAGCAACAGGGTTAGATGTAGTTATTGCCAATGCCAGTGATTCTGTATATATATTGAAGAGTTTTAGAGAAGTCGCTATGCCACCTGGGGCATCAAAAGTACTCCATTTTGAAGGATTTGCCCCTATTAATGGGGATAGAATGTTAGTGTCAATTATTGTTGGCGATAACAACAAAGTCTATTGGAGTGGATATTACAACAATAATCAGGGATATATTGATACACATGTTGCTAATTATCTTGAACCAAACCGTAGTAGTGCCCCCCCTTCGGACTGGAGTTATACCTGTGGTTTCAATTATAGATTTGCCGCGAACGACTACTACAAATGGAATTTTGAAGCAATTAACTACCGTGGAGCAGTTAGAGTCCAAATTACTAATTTAAGGTCTGTATACTTCACGCAGCAGCTATTTATCCTGTCAAAAACAAAACGTGGATATTTTGTTGGGCCATTGTTCCCAAATACTGGAACTGGTAGAACAGCTTATCTCAATACACCATACATTTCTCCCTTTCCTGTTCCGATTGCCAACGAACTGCTACTTAGCTGCAACACTAGCCCAGGTTCAGGCGGCCCACTAGGTGAGCCAGAATCAACGCCAGGGGTGGGAGTGATAGATTGTTCAAAAACAAAACTCTATCCTGCTCCCGTGCAGGGGACTCCGTCTCAATTATCCTTGTTAGTCACGATAAACGTAACAACGATAGGAGATTTCTCACCCATTACCATCAATGGCTCGGGCATGAGTTTAGTAAGTGGTTTTGACAAAGTAACAGCCACTACTACAGGTGTACAAACGTTCCACATTCCTATTAAGTACGATGGAACTACGCTGACGAATGCCTTACAATTTACGATTGGACAAGCGGGTAGCTGTGCGGCTGATTTGACAAAAACACCAACGAAAGCGATTACGGATATTTGGACATTGGAATGTGTACCATCAGCAGGCCCTTCACTTAAAAAATAAACTATGTGCCCTTTTTACAATACCCCTCTATGAACAAGAAAATAAATTCATTGAACAGAGCCGTAGGTCTATTTCTCGTCATACTACTGACGGTGGTTGGGCAGGTATTTTCCCAAACACCTTCAGTAAATATCACGACCTATCAGCCTACGATTGTGCCGCAAGGGGCAACCTTTGAATGGCACAGTGACTTGCCCGTCAGCGCTGCTAACCTGATGACTCCTGCACAAGCACAAAGTGCTGCCCCAGGAGTATATTATGCGGTTTACAATTTGGGAGGAAATCCAGTATGCTATAGTCAACCAACGGCGCTTAAAGTAGCGACGAATGTTTGTCCTGCTACTACCGTTGAATTAAAAGCTTCGGTGGATAGTACGGGTAAACCAAGTGGTTCGGTTGTTACCTTTCACACCGACCCCGTGGTGACGGATGCCAACCGAATTACGAATACGCTGATAACGACTACTTCAACGGCGGTTGTGTATTTTGTCGCCTATCGAGATACCGCAGGTTGTTATACCACTTCCAATTCAGCCATTGTAGTCATTGCCACAAGTTGTAGTGTACCTTGTTTAGCAGGTACAGCCTCACCAGTGCTGAGTAGTTCAACAAAAAGTAACGTATGTCCTGCTCCGTTAGCAGATTTGAGCGCAATTTTAGCCTCAAACTTGCCCGCGAGTACAACCTTGACGTGGCATAGTTCTAAGGTAGCTACGACTGCCAACAAGTTGAGCAGCGTGTCAGGAGTAGGAGCGGGGAAATATTACGCTGCTTTTTTTGATGCCACCAATAACTGTTACAGTCCCACCGATTCAGTAACAGTAACCATTAACGCATGTAGCTGTCCTGCGGGTACAACAGCGCCTATCATTACGGCAACTTCGCTGCAAAATTCTTGTCCTGCCGTCACGGTTTCGTTGGCATCTCTAACAAATACGGGGACAAAACCTTCGGGTACAACGCTTGTTTGGAGTACGAATAAAGTACCTACATCGTCGGCGGATACGTTGACCAGTTTGACCGTTAGTACAAGTAGTAAGTTTTATGCCATGTATTATCACAAAGTAGCCAATTGCTTTAGCCCAGCGGACTCAGTTGCGGTACAAATCAATGATTGTGAGTCACCCATTCCACCGTTGCCACCTGTTCCCACAGCTTGTGATTACAATACTGCACCAGCCAACGTGACGTTGACGGTGTCAAACGAACCTGTGGGTTATTTGAAAACGTACTTGTTGGTGGACATGGCCAATGGGCAAATTGTTAAAATCAACCCAGCAGCCCCAAGTTTCACGGGGGTAAATGCGGGAAATTATTATGTTGTTGGCGCTTATTACGCTGACACATTGAGAGACGCATCGGTTGGCAAGCGAATCACGGAGGTATATAGTACCAGTGGCTGTTTGAAATATTCCACTCCGCTTGCGTTTCGAGTATGCGGTGCGTGCGATTATACGACAGCACCTGTTACCATCACTTTCAACGCGACTCCTAGCTCAACGGCAGGCGTAACTACTTCGTATGTGTTGATTGATGAAAAAACAAACAAAATCAAAGCAATTAGCCCAACGGCATCTTTTGCGGCAGTTGATACGGGCTATTATGCCGTAGTAGCCGTTTACAGAACAAAACCCATTAATTTTGTTGTGGGAGATGTACTTTATGAAAAAGTGACGGTTTTGGATAGTTGCTATGAAGTATCAAACTCAGTGCATTACCGCGTTTGTTCAAATACTAACTTGCCACCTATTGCAGTCAATGATATTTTTAATACGGTTCAGGACAAACCAGTTTCGGGAAGCGTTTTGACCAACGACCGTGACCCAGAAGGTGGGCCGTTGACAGTTACCACAACTCCAGTAACGCCACCTTCAAAAGGTACAGTTGTTTTAAATGCTAACGGGACTTTTGTTTATACACCAAACCCAGGGGTGACGGGACAGGATGTTTTTTGTTACGAAATCTCGGATAATGCAGGATTGAAGTCAACAGCATGTGTGACAATTAATATTTTACCTGCACCAACTGTTGAAAATAACAAGCCAATTGCGGCTGATGATGCTACTGAAACCTACTTAAATACAGTGGTAGTGATTAAGGTAAAAGCCAACGACGTTGATCCTGATCCAACAGGAACACCAAATGGGACATTGGGAAATCCAACTAAATTGACAAACCCAACAAACGGTACGGTGGTGTTGAATCCTGATGGCACTTTTGCTTATACACCATCCACAGGTTTTATTGGAAAAGATACTTTTACGTACAGTATTTGTGATAATGGAACACCAAGTTTGTGTGATACTGCAACCGTAACTATTACGGTATTACCAACGCCATTGGCAGGAAATAAACCGCCTGTTGCTGTGGATGACGCAAATGTGACTTTGTTGAATACGCCAGTAAATGGAACGGTAGCAACCAACGATTTTGACCCAGATAACAACACGCCATTAACGTTTACGAGGGTCAACGCACCTACAAACGGAACCGTAGTGTTTAATACTGATGGATCCTATACTTATACACCGACGACTGGTTTTGTTGGTAGTGATGTTTTTACTTACAAAATATGTGACAGTGGTGTTCCAGTGAAGTGCGATACAGCTACGGTTACTTTGACGGTACTACCACTTCCTGTAGCGAAACTTGTTTTGAGGGTTTTATTACAAGGGGCATTGTACGGGACAAGCGACGGATTGATGCGGGATGATTTAAGAAGATTGAATCTACTGCCATTAAAAGAGCCATACACGGCCCTAAATGACTCACTTGGCGCATTGAGTACCCGTTTTAAACATTCAAAAGGGGGAGGTGAATTGACCACTGCTGCGGTGTTCAACGCGAACGTCGGAACTGGTAACGCCATTGTGGATTGGGTATTTGTAGAATTACGATCAAAATCAGATTCTACCGTAGTACTTCAAACGGCTTCTGGATTGGTTCAAAGAGATGGAGATGTGGTTTCACCTACGGATGGCTTATCTGCCCTTATGTTTACTGGTTTAACAAGCACTTCATATTTTGTTTCGGTTAAACATCGAAATCACCTTGGGGTAATGACCAGTAAAGCCATTCCGATGACTACAGTTGGGACGTTAGTGGACTTTACAGTGATGGATAGTTCCAATGTTTGGAATCGTCCAAACATCTTGACTCTAAACTACGATGGTGTTGAAATGAACACAACTGTATTGCC contains:
- a CDS encoding Ig-like domain-containing protein translates to MNKKINSLNRAVGLFLVILLTVVGQVFSQTPSVNITTYQPTIVPQGATFEWHSDLPVSAANLMTPAQAQSAAPGVYYAVYNLGGNPVCYSQPTALKVATNVCPATTVELKASVDSTGKPSGSVVTFHTDPVVTDANRITNTLITTTSTAVVYFVAYRDTAGCYTTSNSAIVVIATSCSVPCLAGTASPVLSSSTKSNVCPAPLADLSAILASNLPASTTLTWHSSKVATTANKLSSVSGVGAGKYYAAFFDATNNCYSPTDSVTVTINACSCPAGTTAPIITATSLQNSCPAVTVSLASLTNTGTKPSGTTLVWSTNKVPTSSADTLTSLTVSTSSKFYAMYYHKVANCFSPADSVAVQINDCESPIPPLPPVPTACDYNTAPANVTLTVSNEPVGYLKTYLLVDMANGQIVKINPAAPSFTGVNAGNYYVVGAYYADTLRDASVGKRITEVYSTSGCLKYSTPLAFRVCGACDYTTAPVTITFNATPSSTAGVTTSYVLIDEKTNKIKAISPTASFAAVDTGYYAVVAVYRTKPINFVVGDVLYEKVTVLDSCYEVSNSVHYRVCSNTNLPPIAVNDIFNTVQDKPVSGSVLTNDRDPEGGPLTVTTTPVTPPSKGTVVLNANGTFVYTPNPGVTGQDVFCYEISDNAGLKSTACVTINILPAPTVENNKPIAADDATETYLNTVVVIKVKANDVDPDPTGTPNGTLGNPTKLTNPTNGTVVLNPDGTFAYTPSTGFIGKDTFTYSICDNGTPSLCDTATVTITVLPTPLAGNKPPVAVDDANVTLLNTPVNGTVATNDFDPDNNTPLTFTRVNAPTNGTVVFNTDGSYTYTPTTGFVGSDVFTYKICDSGVPVKCDTATVTLTVLPLPVAKLVLRVLLQGALYGTSDGLMRDDLRRLNLLPLKEPYTALNDSLGALSTRFKHSKGGGELTTAAVFNANVGTGNAIVDWVFVELRSKSDSTVVLQTASGLVQRDGDVVSPTDGLSALMFTGLTSTSYFVSVKHRNHLGVMTSKAIPMTTVGTLVDFTVMDSSNVWNRPNILTLNYDGVEMNTTVLPGKKALWAGNAVSDFRLKYDGANTDLTKPLNEILVEFSAASYNFNNGIGYKQGDINMDGKVKYAGANNDIIYIQNNLLLYRLNSGLLYNFNNMFEQIP